Proteins from one Rosa chinensis cultivar Old Blush chromosome 7, RchiOBHm-V2, whole genome shotgun sequence genomic window:
- the LOC112177125 gene encoding uncharacterized protein LOC112177125, with product MDLEFRSCVDDAWYHVRIETDGDGGDRLRVKFVGFSDHHDEVYDAEELTSFGDVEEFRSRFRRMSIQVQDWECRKVVKGTVVCAAISIGPDDCRFYDDVVDRVVHKEHQLVKGKEECSCNFILFWKHGPKARSLTAQTVENICRVQPPVDKLDPLLTTFLDTATEKIETILSSIFKIPHEASHHREPCTPNCREELSFSKRLNKDTSLSRRSVSKEMIDNPLEKDEHDMDIGGVPYMLLVENLEKGISPFTIMEFIHQQATISCQASVWPSKSSEAYTRGTIIVDSKRNLEKISDFLENPDHIIISSKGRPWVMTEKSTLHETPRASIQSFMLMSQTILHNRSPTTKIALKVVISGTKEYETAKLLKDLFLAFVKHQSRLHRRLLIVEGKISHLML from the exons ATGGATTTGGAGTTCAGGTCGTGCGTGGACGACGCGTGGTACCACGTCCGAATAGAGACGGACGGTGACGGCGGGGATCGACTGAGAGTCAAGTTCGTCGGCTTCTCCGACCATCACGACGAGGTTTATGACGCCGAGGAGTTGACGTCGTTTGGAGACGTGGAGGAGTTTAGGTCGAGGTTCAGGCGTATGTCGATTCAGGTTCAAGACTGGGAGTGCAGAAAGGTGGTGAAGGGGACGGTCGTGTGTGCCGCCATTTCAATTGGCCCCGACGACTGCCGCTTCTACGACGACGTTGTTGATCGG GTGGTACATAAGGAACATCAGCTcgtaaaaggaaaagaagaatgcTCATGCAACTTCATTCTATTTTGGAAACATGGTCCAAAGGCTCGATCATTAACTGCTCAAACTGTTGAAAACATTTGCAGAGTGCAACCTCCTGTGGACAAATTAGATCCGCTGCTGACCACTTTTCTTGACACAGCAACGGAAAAAATAGAAACCATTCTTTCCAGTATTTTCAAAATTCCTCATGAAGCTTCTCATCATAGAGAACCATGTACACCCAACTGCAGGGAAGAGCTGAGCTTTTCTAAACGACTAAACAAG GATACAAGCCTTTCCAGGCGATCTGTAAGTAAAG AAATGATTGACAATCCTTTGGAAAAGGATGAACATGACATGGACATAGGAGGTGTTCCTTATATGTTACTGGTTGAGAACCTTGAGAAGGGGATATCACCattcacaattatggaattcatacACCAGCAAGCTACAATCTCATGTCAAGCATCTGTTTGGCCAAGTAAGTCATCAGAGGCATATACAAGAGGAACCATCATAGTTGACAGCAAAAGAAATCTGGAAAAGATATCTGACTTTTTAGAGAATCCAGATCACATTATCATTTCCTCAAAAGGAAG GCCGTGGGTAATGACTGAGAAATCCACATTACATGAGACACCAAGGGCATCGATACAAAGCTTCATGCTCATGTCTCAG ACAATATTACATAATAGAAGCCCTACAACGAAAATTGCATTGAAGGTTGTCATTTCTGGAACTAAAGAGTATGAGACAGCTAAGTTGCTGAAGGATTTGTTTTTGGCATTTGTAAAGCATCAAAGTCGACTTCACAGGAGGTTACTTATAGTAGAGGGAAAGATCTCGCATTTGATGCTCTAG